In the Leptotrichia sp. oral taxon 847 genome, one interval contains:
- the trpD gene encoding anthranilate phosphoribosyltransferase, which yields MILMIDNYDSFVFNVEQYLKELSCEEVRTVRNDEISLEEIRKLNPSKIVLSPGPKHPKDSGVCLEILKEIEDIPILGICLGHQAIGYVSGAEIKRMENPMHGKSSEIEVLYDNSKLFCDLPKEFNVMRYHSLYVDEDTLSPDLIVTAKSKDGVIMAIEHKTKDIYGIQFHPESFFTEYGKKMIENFVKLDNKNKRELEIKKELKNMEKNESLKKYLKKLQDNISLTDSDFREICEIIDSKNYNIVQLGALLVLISEKSLYPESLTAFVKNILEYSTTFEDESDMIDVCGTGGDGFKTINISTAVAFILGAMGVTVAKHGNRAVSSKSGSSDVLDKLGVPLEKSLLTQLDKLEKKHLAFFHAPFFHKLVGEVREVRQQLGIRTVFNVLGPLLHPNKKLKYQLVGLYHEPVHRLYAETLQLLEREHALVVRGNDGLDEITICDDTKIIEVKGDQILEYTISPESFGFKRAFHSEIEGGTAEENSEILKRILKGEEKSAKFDIVVLNAMFGLYTANVVDHPAKAKELILEAIESGKVYEFYENYTK from the coding sequence ATGATTTTAATGATAGATAACTACGATTCATTCGTGTTTAATGTGGAGCAATATTTAAAGGAGTTGTCCTGTGAAGAAGTTAGAACAGTGAGAAATGATGAAATTTCGTTAGAAGAAATTAGAAAATTAAATCCAAGCAAAATAGTTTTGTCGCCTGGACCAAAGCATCCGAAAGATAGCGGAGTTTGTCTTGAAATTTTGAAAGAAATCGAAGATATTCCAATTTTAGGAATTTGTCTGGGACATCAGGCGATAGGATATGTGTCTGGTGCAGAAATAAAAAGAATGGAAAATCCTATGCACGGGAAGTCTTCAGAAATTGAGGTGCTTTACGATAATTCAAAATTGTTTTGTGATTTACCTAAAGAGTTTAATGTAATGCGCTATCACTCACTTTATGTGGATGAAGATACACTAAGTCCAGATTTAATCGTTACAGCAAAGTCAAAAGATGGCGTTATTATGGCGATTGAACATAAAACTAAAGACATTTATGGAATACAGTTTCACCCTGAGTCATTTTTTACGGAATATGGTAAAAAAATGATTGAAAATTTTGTAAAACTTGATAATAAAAATAAAAGAGAATTAGAGATAAAAAAGGAGTTAAAAAATATGGAAAAAAATGAAAGTTTGAAAAAATATTTAAAAAAATTGCAAGATAATATTTCGCTTACAGATTCTGATTTTAGGGAAATTTGTGAAATCATTGACAGCAAGAACTACAATATTGTGCAACTGGGAGCACTTCTTGTATTAATTTCAGAAAAAAGTCTTTATCCAGAATCGCTTACTGCTTTTGTAAAAAATATTTTGGAATATAGTACAACGTTTGAGGATGAAAGTGATATGATAGATGTTTGTGGGACTGGCGGAGATGGATTTAAAACGATAAATATTTCTACAGCAGTGGCATTTATTTTGGGAGCGATGGGAGTAACTGTTGCAAAACATGGAAATCGTGCGGTTTCAAGTAAGAGTGGAAGTAGCGATGTTTTAGATAAATTGGGAGTTCCTTTGGAAAAATCATTGTTGACTCAATTAGATAAACTGGAGAAAAAACATTTAGCATTTTTCCATGCACCGTTTTTCCATAAATTAGTTGGAGAAGTTAGAGAAGTTCGTCAGCAACTTGGAATAAGAACTGTTTTCAATGTTTTAGGACCTTTACTACATCCTAACAAAAAATTGAAGTATCAATTAGTTGGGCTTTATCATGAACCTGTTCACAGATTGTATGCTGAAACATTACAATTATTAGAAAGAGAACATGCGTTGGTTGTTCGTGGAAATGATGGACTTGATGAAATTACGATTTGCGACGATACAAAAATTATCGAAGTAAAAGGAGATCAAATTCTAGAATATACAATTTCGCCTGAAAGTTTTGGATTTAAAAGAGCTTTTCATTCTGAAATCGAAGGTGGAACTGCAGAAGAAAATTCTGAAATTTTAAAGAGGATATTAAAAGGTGAAGAAAAATCGGCAAAATTTGATATAGTCGTGTTAAATGCGATGTTTGGACTTTATACTGCGAATGTGGTGGATCATCCTGCAAAGGCAAAAGAATTGATTTTGGAGGCAATTGAGAGTGGGAAGGTTTATGAGTTTTATGAAAACTATACAAAGTAA
- a CDS encoding anthranilate synthase component I family protein produces MSAEKDHFYEIVEKAKEYIKSGDIFQVVLSEQLKLKTNMDSLEFYKYLSKANPSPYMFHFPTKYGDVVGSSPEILVEITSDNIYIAPIAGTRPRGKDANEDKILANDLLNDEKECAEHRMLVDLARNDVGKFSEEGSVVVKNLMHIKNYQHVMHIVSEVYGKKRKDVSVFDVISLALPAGTLSGSPKIRAMQIISEFEIYKRNVYGGGIGFLRFNGDVQIAIVIRTAFFENKNCDINKIDEKRNVFIQAGAGIVFDSVKENEYKEICNKRASVVGVFEKNAKKI; encoded by the coding sequence TTGAGTGCTGAAAAAGATCATTTTTATGAAATAGTTGAAAAAGCGAAAGAATATATAAAATCTGGGGATATATTTCAAGTCGTTTTGAGCGAACAGTTGAAATTGAAAACTAATATGGATTCTTTAGAGTTTTACAAATATTTATCTAAAGCAAATCCGTCGCCGTATATGTTTCACTTTCCAACAAAATATGGAGATGTGGTCGGTTCAAGTCCAGAAATATTGGTGGAAATTACGTCGGATAACATCTATATTGCTCCGATTGCTGGAACTCGACCTCGTGGGAAAGACGCCAACGAAGACAAAATTTTGGCAAATGATTTATTGAACGATGAAAAAGAATGTGCTGAACATAGGATGCTCGTGGATTTAGCTCGAAACGATGTGGGAAAATTTTCAGAAGAAGGAAGTGTTGTAGTAAAAAATCTTATGCATATTAAGAATTATCAGCATGTTATGCACATTGTGTCAGAAGTTTATGGGAAAAAAAGAAAAGATGTGTCGGTATTTGACGTGATTTCCCTTGCTCTTCCAGCGGGAACGCTTTCTGGCTCACCAAAAATTCGTGCAATGCAGATAATTTCAGAATTTGAAATCTACAAGCGAAATGTATATGGCGGAGGAATTGGATTTTTGCGGTTTAATGGAGACGTGCAAATTGCAATTGTGATTAGAACTGCGTTTTTTGAAAATAAAAATTGCGATATTAATAAGATTGATGAAAAAAGAAATGTGTTTATTCAAGCTGGAGCGGGGATTGTTTTTGACTCAGTAAAAGAGAATGAATACAAGGAAATTTGCAATAAAAGGGCGTCTGTTGTAGGTGTTTTTGAAAAAAATGCTAAAAAAATATAG
- a CDS encoding YlmH family RNA-binding protein has protein sequence MKKEIFLKQFSKELEYLASKLFNVYEIASDYEIISYSEEFYTPNFWKKFQKKANGLNVITNGVFENSDRQQIAFVPDDFMPKNNEDFENFFDFPHKLLKISIASKFKEYKHKDFLGSLMGLNIKRELMGDLILENGAGYIPVSNKIANIISNELTQIGKAPCTVEIVNLKEIKNLPKYKYDDKLITVSSKRLDNIVCAITNISRNKVIEPIEKGKVLVDYMKETDKSKLLEIGSLITIKGFGKYKLFSEKGETKKGKERLLIKKYI, from the coding sequence ATGAAAAAAGAAATATTTTTAAAGCAATTTTCAAAAGAACTGGAATATTTGGCAAGTAAACTTTTTAATGTTTATGAAATTGCCAGCGACTATGAAATAATAAGTTACTCTGAAGAATTTTATACTCCAAATTTTTGGAAAAAATTCCAAAAAAAGGCAAATGGTCTAAATGTGATTACAAATGGCGTCTTTGAAAACAGTGATAGACAGCAAATCGCTTTTGTTCCCGATGATTTTATGCCAAAAAATAACGAAGATTTTGAAAATTTTTTTGATTTTCCACATAAACTACTAAAAATTTCCATTGCTTCAAAATTTAAAGAATACAAGCATAAAGATTTTTTGGGAAGTCTTATGGGATTAAATATAAAAAGAGAATTAATGGGAGATCTGATTTTAGAAAATGGTGCGGGATATATCCCTGTTTCAAATAAAATTGCCAATATTATTTCAAATGAGCTTACGCAAATTGGAAAAGCACCTTGTACGGTCGAAATTGTTAATTTAAAAGAAATAAAAAATTTACCAAAATACAAATATGACGACAAATTAATTACAGTTTCATCAAAACGGCTTGACAACATAGTCTGTGCAATAACAAATATTTCGAGGAACAAAGTCATAGAACCAATTGAAAAAGGAAAAGTCCTGGTCGATTACATGAAAGAAACGGATAAATCAAAATTGCTTGAAATTGGAAGTTTAATTACAATAAAAGGATTTGGAAAATACAAGCTTTTTTCTGAAAAAGGGGAAACAAAAAAAGGTAAAGAAAGACTTCTTATAAAAAAATATATTTAA
- a CDS encoding AAA family ATPase yields the protein MKIKNLHIKKYKGLEKLDINFESEGKVLDLIVLAGINGSGKTRVLESIRYWFEMFRSKVVNVELFYEKSEREVLENLMNSEGLTETEKELQKDIEFTDCLRNIKFYNDDCKNNKFENKNSKIISRSFEKLKIFPKLIYVPTEINFEKIKKAQTNLKKEYSFINIVDSYEIKDIPSYIATRISKVANEEENLTMGQVRKKVFAEINGIFEILELDVKLSEISKDENSMPIFTDSSGKKFGINELSSGEKQLFLRTLAIKMLEPENSIIMIDEPELSLHPKWQQKIVDVYRKIGRNNQIILATHSPHILGSVEKENIILLEKNKNGIVKVKTGDEFGNSYGQTTGRILEDIMGLETDRNPSVNNLLNLVKEMVKNDNYENSEFKEKYTKIKDILGEDDRDLFLVDMDLQIKKGRKNAESKQN from the coding sequence ATGAAAATAAAAAATCTTCATATAAAAAAATACAAAGGACTTGAAAAGTTAGATATAAATTTTGAGTCAGAAGGAAAAGTTTTGGATTTGATAGTTCTGGCTGGGATTAATGGAAGTGGTAAAACTAGAGTTTTGGAAAGTATTCGTTATTGGTTTGAAATGTTTAGAAGCAAAGTTGTTAATGTGGAATTATTTTATGAAAAGAGTGAAAGAGAAGTTTTGGAAAATCTTATGAATAGCGAAGGATTGACAGAAACTGAAAAAGAATTGCAAAAAGATATTGAATTTACAGATTGTTTGAGAAATATAAAATTTTATAATGATGATTGTAAAAATAATAAATTTGAAAATAAAAATTCCAAAATAATAAGCAGAAGTTTTGAAAAGTTAAAAATATTTCCAAAATTAATTTATGTTCCAACTGAAATTAATTTTGAAAAAATAAAAAAAGCTCAAACAAATTTAAAAAAAGAATATAGTTTTATTAATATCGTAGATTCATACGAAATTAAGGATATTCCATCCTACATTGCAACTCGGATTTCAAAAGTTGCGAATGAAGAAGAAAATTTGACAATGGGACAAGTTAGAAAAAAGGTTTTTGCGGAAATTAATGGGATTTTTGAAATTTTGGAGTTGGATGTGAAACTTTCAGAAATATCGAAAGATGAGAATAGTATGCCGATTTTTACTGATTCTAGTGGGAAAAAATTTGGAATAAATGAGCTTTCTTCTGGGGAAAAGCAGTTATTTTTACGGACTTTGGCGATAAAAATGCTGGAGCCTGAAAATTCCATAATTATGATTGATGAGCCTGAATTGTCGTTGCATCCGAAATGGCAGCAAAAAATTGTTGATGTTTATAGAAAAATTGGTAGAAATAATCAGATTATTTTGGCAACTCATTCGCCACATATTTTAGGAAGTGTGGAAAAAGAGAATATAATTTTATTGGAAAAAAATAAAAATGGAATTGTAAAAGTTAAAACGGGAGATGAGTTTGGAAATTCATATGGACAGACTACAGGAAGAATACTTGAAGATATAATGGGATTAGAAACAGATAGAAATCCTAGCGTGAATAATTTGCTTAATTTGGTAAAAGAAATGGTTAAAAATGATAATTATGAAAATTCTGAATTTAAGGAAAAGTATACTAAAATAAAGGATATTTTAGGAGAAGATGATAGAGATTTATTTTTGGTGGATATGGATTTGCAAATAAAAAAGGGGAGAAAAAATGCTGAAAGTAAACAAAATTAG
- the pepF gene encoding oligoendopeptidase F, whose product MERKDIPKEYKWNLGDIYKNYEKWNEDLAKMEKIQKELVGYKGKFDNEDKLLEFLKKQEESEKIAYKLYRYPQLARDLDSSDKKATENMQKIQFLFAKMGTELSWVNPELIENRENIEKWIQKKEFSDYRFGLKNLFRLQNHVLDEDKSKLLSYYSSYFSAPRSIYSEITVTDVVWPLVTLNNGEKIQATAANYSKVVSTNRNQEDRKLIFENYYGIFEKRKNTIAAIYNSILQKNIASSKAYNYKSFLASALEDNNISEDIYLNLINTAKENTAPLKRYIKLRKEILGLSEYHNYDGSINLVKFDKEYEYDDAKKIVLNSIAPLGKDYTKKMEKAISQGWLDVFETQGKRSGAYSAGVYGVHPYMLLNYNKTLDSVFTLAHELGHTLHTLYSQENQPFSTSDYTIFVAEVASTFNERLLLDYMLEKTQDPTEKIALLEQEIRNITGTFYFQALLADYEYQAHKLAKTGKPITADVLSKITEDLFKAYYGDEIEKDELLNIFWARVPHFFNSPFYVYQYATCFASSAILYDKIIKNEDENTRIEALKKYIELLSSGGNDFPMNQLKKAGVDLSKKSTIEAVSKQLDSLLDKLETEIKKLRN is encoded by the coding sequence ATGGAAAGAAAAGATATACCAAAAGAATATAAATGGAATTTAGGCGACATTTATAAAAATTATGAAAAATGGAATGAAGATCTTGCAAAAATGGAAAAAATTCAAAAAGAACTTGTTGGATATAAAGGAAAATTTGACAACGAAGATAAACTTCTGGAATTTTTGAAAAAGCAAGAAGAGTCAGAAAAAATTGCTTACAAGCTTTATAGATACCCACAACTTGCGAGAGATCTTGACTCATCGGACAAAAAAGCAACTGAAAATATGCAAAAAATTCAGTTTTTGTTTGCAAAAATGGGAACGGAACTCTCTTGGGTAAATCCAGAACTTATTGAAAATAGAGAAAATATTGAAAAATGGATTCAAAAAAAAGAATTTTCAGATTACAGATTTGGACTTAAAAACTTGTTTAGACTGCAAAATCATGTTTTGGATGAAGATAAGAGTAAGCTTCTTTCTTATTACAGCTCATATTTTTCGGCGCCTAGAAGCATTTATTCCGAAATAACAGTAACTGATGTCGTGTGGCCTTTGGTTACACTAAATAATGGCGAAAAAATTCAAGCGACGGCTGCTAATTATAGTAAAGTTGTGTCTACGAATAGAAATCAAGAAGATAGAAAATTGATATTTGAAAATTACTACGGAATTTTTGAAAAAAGAAAAAATACGATTGCAGCAATTTATAATTCGATTTTGCAAAAAAATATAGCAAGTTCAAAAGCTTATAATTATAAATCATTTTTGGCAAGTGCTTTGGAAGATAACAACATTTCCGAAGATATTTATTTAAATTTGATAAATACTGCAAAAGAAAATACTGCACCGCTAAAACGATATATAAAATTGAGAAAAGAAATTTTGGGCCTTTCTGAATATCATAACTATGACGGTTCGATAAATCTTGTTAAATTTGACAAGGAATATGAATATGACGACGCTAAAAAAATTGTTTTAAATTCAATTGCGCCGCTTGGAAAAGATTATACAAAAAAAATGGAAAAAGCAATTTCACAAGGCTGGCTTGACGTGTTTGAAACTCAAGGAAAACGCTCGGGAGCTTATTCTGCTGGAGTTTACGGGGTTCATCCATATATGTTATTAAATTACAACAAGACTCTTGACAGTGTATTTACATTGGCACATGAATTAGGACATACTTTACACACATTGTACTCTCAAGAAAATCAACCTTTTTCAACATCGGATTACACAATTTTTGTAGCGGAAGTGGCATCAACTTTTAATGAAAGACTCCTACTTGACTATATGCTTGAAAAAACGCAGGATCCGACTGAAAAAATAGCACTTTTGGAACAGGAGATAAGAAATATTACAGGAACATTCTATTTTCAGGCATTACTTGCTGACTACGAATATCAGGCACACAAATTGGCAAAAACTGGAAAGCCGATTACAGCTGATGTTTTGAGCAAGATAACAGAAGATTTATTTAAGGCTTATTACGGCGACGAAATTGAAAAAGATGAACTATTAAATATTTTCTGGGCAAGAGTGCCACATTTCTTTAATTCACCGTTTTATGTGTATCAATATGCAACTTGTTTTGCTTCATCGGCAATACTTTACGATAAAATCATAAAAAATGAAGATGAAAACACTAGAATTGAAGCACTAAAAAAATATATCGAGCTATTAAGTTCAGGTGGAAATGATTTTCCAATGAACCAATTAAAAAAAGCAGGAGTTGACTTGAGTAAAAAATCTACAATTGAAGCAGTTTCTAAACAGCTTGACAGTCTCCTAGATAAACTGGAAACTGAAATTAAAAAATTGAGAAATTAA
- a CDS encoding DUF4153 domain-containing protein has product MKLKEKFKNLFPDIKKGIERFPVTVIFGIILFIIAIFSIEGSYYELAWIEYLIIAIPLSATLELVREKYFENKNRKFFRIINFFGTILFIFVSKMFFKNYFAGEVINVTATVLIFYVLFYLIPIIYRNENREKYLQSVVGNQIITIGFALVLFLGFSAIIGTVDVLLINLPHTLYTHAFVFSASVFGVIFFVSRLKEKDESLANYELPKIVEVLICYILIPLILIYTTILYLYFAKIIFTLKMPKGVVSHLVLWYTAFSLFIIIMVTPITYKNKFAKFYKKFFPMISVPLILLALFSINKRIFQYGITENRYLVMILVIWLLFNMILYIVKNDVKWVLISYIFAILIAVFSPFNLVTVSINSQNKRLEKLLIKNGIIQNGKITNNNDKVSIKNKNEIMSVIDYFYNDTSELKWKKIKILGKTYEKPEDFMKVIGANDFWRSYESIDNQEKGVISEISLKINDGIKMTESKGYDYLIYDFNVSYLLDTNETKEINNNGYKIILKNENLTIKNIQKNTEILNINLNKIANEIYLKIKEKSKKQNQSYVELPENDLTYLSETKNSKYKIVFSDIHFSEEDKIDGLNLNIYFSEK; this is encoded by the coding sequence ATGAAACTTAAAGAAAAATTTAAAAACTTATTTCCTGATATAAAAAAAGGAATTGAAAGATTTCCTGTAACTGTAATATTTGGTATAATACTTTTTATTATAGCAATATTTTCAATTGAAGGTAGTTATTACGAGCTAGCTTGGATAGAATATTTAATTATAGCAATACCCCTTTCTGCGACACTTGAGCTTGTAAGAGAAAAATATTTTGAAAATAAAAATCGTAAATTCTTTAGAATTATCAATTTTTTTGGAACAATTTTATTTATTTTTGTTTCAAAAATGTTTTTTAAAAATTATTTTGCAGGAGAAGTAATTAACGTTACTGCAACAGTACTGATATTTTATGTACTTTTTTATTTGATTCCGATTATTTATAGAAATGAAAATAGAGAAAAATATTTGCAGTCAGTTGTTGGAAATCAAATAATTACAATAGGTTTTGCTTTAGTTTTATTTTTAGGATTTTCTGCCATAATAGGCACAGTCGATGTTCTTCTTATAAATCTTCCACATACACTATATACTCATGCTTTCGTATTTTCAGCATCAGTTTTCGGAGTAATATTTTTTGTATCAAGATTAAAAGAAAAAGATGAAAGCCTTGCAAATTATGAATTGCCAAAAATTGTGGAAGTTTTAATCTGCTATATTTTAATACCATTAATCTTAATTTATACAACAATTTTATATTTATACTTTGCAAAAATTATATTTACACTAAAGATGCCAAAAGGAGTTGTATCGCATTTAGTTTTATGGTACACAGCTTTTAGTCTGTTTATAATAATTATGGTAACTCCAATAACTTATAAAAATAAATTTGCAAAATTTTATAAAAAATTTTTTCCAATGATTTCAGTACCGCTTATTTTACTGGCACTTTTTTCAATAAATAAAAGAATTTTTCAATATGGAATAACAGAAAATCGGTATTTAGTGATGATCCTTGTAATTTGGCTGTTATTTAATATGATTTTGTACATTGTGAAAAATGATGTAAAATGGGTACTTATTTCATATATTTTTGCAATTTTAATTGCAGTATTTAGTCCATTTAACTTGGTAACTGTTTCGATAAACAGTCAAAATAAACGGCTTGAAAAACTCCTTATAAAAAACGGAATTATTCAAAATGGAAAAATTACAAATAACAATGATAAAGTTTCCATAAAAAATAAAAATGAGATTATGTCAGTAATAGATTATTTTTACAACGATACTTCAGAATTAAAATGGAAAAAAATAAAAATTTTAGGAAAGACATACGAAAAGCCAGAAGATTTTATGAAAGTAATCGGTGCTAATGACTTCTGGAGAAGCTATGAAAGTATTGACAATCAAGAAAAAGGCGTTATTTCTGAAATTAGTTTAAAAATAAACGATGGTATTAAGATGACCGAATCAAAGGGATATGATTACTTAATATATGACTTTAACGTTTCGTATCTATTGGATACAAATGAAACAAAAGAAATTAATAATAACGGCTATAAAATTATATTAAAAAATGAAAATTTAACGATTAAAAATATTCAAAAAAATACTGAAATATTGAACATTAATTTGAACAAAATTGCAAATGAAATCTATTTAAAAATAAAAGAAAAATCTAAAAAACAAAATCAAAGTTACGTCGAACTTCCTGAGAATGATTTAACTTATTTATCTGAAACAAAAAATTCTAAATATAAAATTGTATTTAGCGACATTCATTTTAGTGAAGAAGATAAAATCGATGGTTTGAATCTAAATATTTATTTTAGCGAAAAATAA
- a CDS encoding OPT/YSL family transporter, with protein sequence MAEGKKLNITIASVILGVLGAVLVSSGAFYTVLKFGILTWSSITVTTISILFLNFLKKTDNKEIAITQMIMGSGTTIAAGVAFTMPAYIFLGGNVSNINRNTMFFTILVGSILGGFVSFIFRAKMLEEDKLEFPVGQATFNVIDSGSKIENARVVGLGLGVSSIITVLRDANFYKSKPLLPTIFSINDNFFSFYVSPLLIGVGYTLGLARTFLWFLGGILVFFISEIFSKIFKINNFMAVKDSLAMGVIVGIGFCIVLKTFAFGNVKKNSGILIKLLLLMIFYLFFVNIIFKTPLFLSVLLMVLVVFAVVISGYSTGKTSINPIEINAIITISIISFLNKLFNGLNISGVRYVTGVTPLLMFLMACVVTVACSFAGDMLNNFKMCSGVGINPREQFLAQMVGAVASSFIITFLFFLFFSSSKTLTYVDYNLKISLILNSINGIPHLDIFFAGFLIGAILKFFNFNVIIFGVGMYVPFNFTLTVFFGGLLSFCANRISKSFYGKMLLFTNGLMGGEALVGTFLSLIMLTS encoded by the coding sequence ATGGCCGAAGGAAAAAAATTAAATATTACAATCGCTTCCGTAATTTTGGGAGTTCTTGGAGCAGTTTTAGTTTCGTCTGGTGCTTTTTATACAGTATTAAAATTTGGAATTTTGACTTGGTCTTCAATTACTGTCACGACAATTTCTATTTTGTTTTTAAATTTTTTAAAGAAAACTGATAATAAAGAGATAGCAATTACTCAGATGATTATGGGAAGCGGTACAACAATTGCAGCAGGAGTGGCTTTTACTATGCCGGCGTATATTTTTCTAGGAGGCAATGTCTCAAATATAAATAGAAATACAATGTTTTTTACAATTTTAGTTGGAAGCATTTTAGGTGGATTTGTGTCGTTTATTTTTAGAGCAAAAATGTTAGAAGAAGACAAACTTGAATTTCCTGTTGGGCAAGCTACTTTTAATGTGATAGATTCTGGAAGTAAAATTGAAAATGCAAGAGTAGTTGGACTAGGACTGGGAGTAAGCTCAATTATAACAGTTTTACGAGATGCTAATTTTTATAAGAGTAAACCGTTACTTCCAACAATTTTTTCTATAAATGATAATTTTTTTAGTTTTTATGTTTCGCCACTGTTGATTGGTGTAGGATATACTTTGGGCCTTGCAAGAACTTTTCTCTGGTTTTTAGGTGGAATATTAGTTTTTTTTATTTCAGAAATTTTTTCAAAAATTTTTAAAATAAATAATTTTATGGCTGTAAAAGATAGTTTAGCTATGGGTGTCATAGTTGGAATAGGATTTTGCATAGTTTTAAAGACATTTGCATTTGGAAATGTAAAAAAGAATTCAGGAATTTTAATAAAATTGTTACTTTTGATGATTTTTTATCTTTTTTTTGTAAACATAATTTTTAAAACACCACTATTTTTATCAGTTCTTTTGATGGTTCTGGTGGTTTTCGCCGTAGTAATCTCTGGATATTCAACTGGAAAAACCAGTATAAATCCAATAGAAATCAATGCTATAATTACAATTTCAATAATATCGTTTTTAAATAAACTATTTAATGGATTAAATATTTCTGGAGTGAGGTACGTTACTGGTGTGACGCCTCTATTGATGTTTTTAATGGCTTGTGTCGTTACTGTTGCATGTTCTTTTGCAGGAGATATGTTAAATAATTTTAAAATGTGCAGCGGTGTCGGAATTAATCCCAGGGAACAGTTTTTGGCACAGATGGTTGGAGCAGTTGCCAGTTCATTTATAATAACATTTTTATTTTTTCTATTTTTTTCTTCATCAAAAACCTTAACGTATGTGGACTATAATTTAAAAATTTCACTGATATTAAATTCAATAAATGGAATTCCTCATCTAGATATATTTTTTGCTGGATTTTTAATAGGAGCAATTTTAAAGTTTTTCAATTTTAATGTTATAATTTTTGGAGTAGGGATGTATGTTCCATTTAATTTTACATTGACGGTGTTTTTTGGTGGATTACTAAGTTTTTGTGCAAATAGAATTTCAAAAAGTTTTTATGGGAAAATGTTGCTGTTTACAAATGGCCTGATGGGTGGTGAAGCGTTAGTTGGCACATTTTTAAGCTTGATTATGCTTACAAGTTAA